GAGGGCAAGAGATGAATTCACCCTGAAGGTTCCGGGCGCAAGCCGATGGTTGTAGTATGCGCCGTGATCATCGAGGATTTGCTGAAGAGCAATTGGAGTGTGCTTGGATATCCAAGTGTGCTTTGACGATATCGAATAGATGTCATTGTCAGTAGCGCTAGTGGTCAGCGCTGTGACCGGATTCTCAGTCTTGATTCCATTCCTTGCTTCGGTGACGACCGTTCGGCTATCGTTTAGGTAAGCCAGCATGATACTTGCCCAGTGGTGATTGCTCTGAAGAAACACCGGCTCGATGAATATCTCGCTATTGCGGATCTTAGTCTCTCGCTCTTCTGTCGAGTTCGCCACAAGCGAGTCAAGGTTGCTCGGCTCATACAAATGACTATTGCGGTATACAGGATTGTTGCCATGGTTGTGTTCCAGCCCCCATGTAAGTTGAAGCTTGCGACTAACACCATAGCTTGATACCGCGCGGGCTATCCAGGTTCGCGAATCATTTTCCTCTACAACCTTCTGAAACATATCGCCACCCTGATAGAAATAAAGCATCCCCTGACCGTTCCGCGAGTAATCACTAATGGATGTCTGCAGCCTTACATCAAGACTCCAATTTCCCGGCTGCATGAGAATCCCTGCATCATAATGATAGAGGGAACGTTCGGCATCATACTCGACATCCTTGTGAAGCATTCGCAAGGTTTGGTCCGAGACAAACTGTGATTGTTTGGTGAAATTGAAATTCACTCCATTTCTCGCGAATTCAGATTCATCCTGCCAATCAAGATTATCAGTATTCAATCGCATTCTCGGTCCCAGTCCGACGACTGCGCTCAACTGTGGACGCAAAAACTCCAACTCAAAAACGTTTGACTCGCTAGTCGGACCAAGTACTAACAATGGCCCGAGATTTATGCTCAACGCATCTCCATAGCCGGTTCTGAGACTTGTCGTCAATGTCCCGCGCTCGTCATTGAAGGCGTCATGTATCGACTGTATTTGCGTGCGCCCGATAATCCGCCCATACCAATAGTCAAACGGTATCGAATCGGCTTCGGCTTGCGCGAAGAAGCACAGCGCGAAAGTTAGCCCAATGAGAAATCTTCTCTTGCCGATCATGGCATTCTCCTTTTTGTGTCGAGAGCATGTAGATTCTTATGTCTATAATAATATCGATGTTCGCCGGTGTCAAGGATATGACACCCAATTCCTCGTATCTATTGCGGCAAATCGGAAGGATTTCTATCAGAAAAAGACATCAGTCTTAAGTGCCAGCGACCAATCCCGGGGGAGCCACCCGACCTATGATATTGTGTAATCTCTCGCTGATAGTGATTCTCGAAGAATCCGGCAAGGCGAAGGAAAGCGCTTCACTTGAAGCGAAGCACTCGAGCGTAATAGTCAGCTCTTCAATGTAACTTGAAAACCACGGGTATTCATACTCGGATCGATTCCATCTAATCCGCATTCCCGCCTCCATTCCGCGCACCACGCCCGCCGCAACATCAAGCCCAGTCTCCCAATCGTCCTTCCAGGTCAAGTGCGAACTTCCGGGGAGCCAACCCCAGTCCTTGGTTTCACTCGATTTCTTGTACGGGGCAACACGAAGGCGGAGACTCGCCAGTCGCCGCTTCTGAGCTGCGGTCCCAGCACATAGTCGAAATCGTTTACTTGATCCCAGGAGATGTCGCGATGAAGTTGAGGGTTCCATGTGTACGATTGATATGTCGCGGCAAACTTCGAACGCAGTTGCTGGAACTGCGTGGGATTGGCAAAGTTGAATACGGAATCAGTCTGCGTTCTAAAGGATAGGCCTGCTTCGAAATGCAGGTTTGGCAAAGTATGATAAGTGAGATTTGCGGCTACGCTGATGTCATTCATGTCTCGAACCAAACTGGTGTTGAGCGCAAGGAGCGTAGAGTAGTTGGATTGGAGTTCTGTGACAGACCAGTTTGCAGTAGCCTCAAGAGACCACGTCCCGGCATCAAGTTGGTTGTCGTAATGGCCGGAGAAGTTGTCCAGTATCTTCTGTTGTTCAACTTTTGGAGTCTTACTAAAATAGTTGAATCGCAGATCCAGATCAGCGCCAAACGATTCGTGCATCACTTCGTATCCAGACTCGAACGAAGGCCAATTCTCGTCGCGTTTGTGAGTTTGCACGAATGCATCATGGCGATATTGAAAAGACCCGAGAAACCATGCGCTGGGGCTAAGCAAGTACTGTGCATCAAAAGCGAACCGCGCTTCGTTTCCGGTTCTTTTGTCTGACCTCGTATATACACTTGTGTCTACGAAGTCCTCTCCACTAATCCGGAATTCGAGTACTGACATGTCTTCGTTTCTCGTTGTCCGCTTGTAGTGTCCTGAGATTCCCAGAACGATGTTCTCAGTATAGCCGCGGTGCGCTGTAACGTCCAAGACGTATAGCTTGTCAGAGTCCTGATTCTGAGCTGAGCCAAGCCTGACGAATGGAACCTGAGAACGCTCATAGATCGACTTGTCTCTGCCTTTGAATCGTGCCGTCCCTGACACATAGGTTTGCCCCTTTGTCAGAAATGGTCCCTCAAGGTAGAGGAATGATGACCTCTCCTCATCATATCTTATCCCGCCATCTTGGAGATAGGTCAGCCCTACTTTAACATCCGCAGAGGTCGAATCATACACTTTCCTGCCCGATCTGTAAGTTCTGGTCCATTGCGACCAGTTGTAATCGACAGTTGGTAAATCAATGCGCACTGATTTGGATAGCTGCAGCTTTCCGGAGAAACGCGGCTCAAATGCAGTTGGCGACGCGCTCCAATCGGGCCAAACTCTCAAGAACCTGTTGGCGGCGGCGTCAAAGTCACCTCGATCGCCAATACGATGACTAAACTGCATTATCGAACGATCCCATTCGGTCTCGTTGTACTCAAGTGTCGTCTGGTGTCCACCAATAATCCGCCCATACCAATAGTCAAACGGTATCGACTCTGCTAATAATGTCGTGGAGATAATCAGTGTGAAGATGCCAACCCTTAGAATCCCGCCTGCGAACATAACGCTTCCTTTTGTAATTACGCGATCTTGCCGCCTCCCAGCACGATGTCGTCATCGTAGAAAACGCAACTTTGACCGGGAGTCACCGCGCGTTGCTTATCATGTAGTTTAACTTCTACATTGCCGTTTGTCAAGAGTGTGACGGTGCCCGGCACCGGTTTGTGCAAATAGCGGATGCGCACCAGACACTCAAACGACTCGCCATTTCCGGTCGGGTTTTTCGCCACCCAGTTGACCTCTTTGACCTCGAAGGTCTCAACCAAAAGATCATCCTCGTCGCCGATCACAATCTCATTGTTCGCGGCATCGATCGCGGTGACGAACTTCTTCTCGGTGGTGTTGATCTGAATCCGCTTGCGCTGGCCGATCGTGTAGTGGAAATATCCCTCGTGCGTACCGACGACCTTGCCCTGTGTGTCGCGGATGTTGCCCGGCTTGGCAAGCTCGGGATGTTTCTTCTCGACCAGTCGCGAGTAGTTGTTGTCGGGCACAAAACAAATCTCGCGCGACTCTTCGCGTTCAGCATTGATCAACCCATATTCGCGGCCAAGATCGCGCACTTGCGTCTTGTGCAGATCGCCGAGAGGAAACATTGTCCGCGCCAGCGATTCCTGCTTGAGTCCCCATAGGAAGTACGACTGGTCGCGGGTCGGGTCGATGCCTTTGAGAATCTGGTAGCGGCCATTCGTTTCGTCGTGCTCGATACGCGCATAGTGGCCGGTCGCGAGATAGTCGCAGCCAAGTTGCTTGACTTTGTTCTCGAGCAGTTCCCATTTGATCTTGTAGTTGCAGACGACGCAGGGATTCGGTGTGCGTCCCTGAACATACTCCGAGACAAAGTCGTTGATCACCGTGTCGTGGAAATCCTTGTGCATATTGAGAACATAGTGCGGTATGCCATACTTGAAGCAGACACTGCGGGCATCATCAAACATCTCGAGCGAACAACACCGGCGCGAGACTTGTTTGTCCTCGCCGCCGACCTCGGCGAAGTCCCACAATTTCATCGTCAGTCCGATAACATTGTAGCCTTGAAGTTTCAGCATCACAGCGGCTACCGAGCTGTCGATTCCGCCCGACATGGCAACTGCAACGAGTGTTTTGGAGTTATCGGTCATTGATGATATCGCTTCTTACTTCGCAACATACTGTGGTGACATCTTACGCAGGCGCTCTACAATTGGAGGCAGTGTCTCAAGAAGAAAGTCAATCTCCTCTTCGGTATTGTCTTTGCCAAGAGAGAATCTGATCGCGGAAGACGCTTCCTGTGGAGGAACTCCCATCGCGACGAGAACATGCGACGGTTCGGTAGCGCCGGAAGTACAAGCTGAACCCGATGACACGGCAATTCCCGCCATATCAAGCGATAGAATGATGGCTTCGCCATCAGCACCCGGAAACGTGAAGAACATTGTTCCCTGGTTGCCACGTTTTGGGTCGCCGTGAAGACGCGAATCAGGAATTGTCGAGAGTACTCCACGAGTCAGCTTTTCGGCAAGTATTGAAATTCGTGATGAGATGCTGTCGAGATCCTTCAGGCTATACTCAAGCGCAGTCGCCATTCCTACTGCTCCTGCGACGTTCTCGGTGCCGCCGCGTTTGCCGCGTTCGTGCGCGCCGCCATGAGTGTGCGGCAGAAAACGAGTGCCGACTTTCGCGTACAGAAATCCCACTCCTTTCGGTCCGTAGAACTTGTGCGCTGTGCCGGATGCGAGTCTAACTCCAAGCGCATTCAGGTCGACTGGCATCTTGCCAATAGCTTGTACAGCATCCGTATGGAAGTACACATTCCGTTCATTGGCGATGTTCGCCAACTTTGCGATATCCTGCAACGTCCCGGTTTCATTATTCGCCATGATGATCGAGACGAGAGTCGTGTCGTTGCGAATTGACGAACTCAATTGGTCGGCATCGACGTAGCCCTGCGAGTCCACATCGAGATAGGTAACTTCGTAATCGTGCTTTTCGAGATACTTGCACGGTTCAAGCACTGCCTGATGTTCCGTCTTTGTCGTGATGATATGACGGCCCTTGTGAGCGAGTGCTTCGGCGACACCCTTGATGGCGATATTGTTCGACTCTGTAGCTCCGGATGTGAAATACAATTCTTCCGGTCGACAGCCAAGCAACGACGCAAGCTTTTCGCGCGATTGCTCCAGACCAGCACGTGCCGACTGACCAACCGAATGCACCGATGAGGCATTGCCGTAGTTGTCGCGCAGATACGGCATCATTGCATCAAGAACACGAGGATCGAGAGGCGTGGTGCTGTTATGATCGAAGTAGATTCGCTTCACTGTCGTGCGCCTGCACTTGTTCGATCAGGCCGGTTTCAATATTCTTGAGATCTTGCAGAGAGGTCTTGTGTAGCTTGCTGTTGACATCGTTTTCCAAATCGGACCAAAAGCGACGGGACGCACAAATGTCCTTCTTCTCGCATTCTTCCTCGTGGTCCGGATGGTGACACTGGCTGAACTTTACGGGACCGTCAAGTATAGCAATGATCTCGCCTACCGAGATTGTCTCAGCAGGTCGTGAAAGCAGGTATCCACCCTGGGCGCCCCGTTTGGCGCGAACGATTCCGGCTCGTTTGAGTTTGTTAAAAATCTGCTCCAAGTATGGGAGCGAAATATCTTCTAATTTGGAGATATGGGCAGTTGAGAGCGGACCGTTGGCTTTTACAATCGCCAAAAGCGCTCTTACGCCATATCGTCCTCGTGTCGAAATTGCCAATTCGGTCTCCTATTAATTGAAAGGCAGAATAACAATCCTTAGCGAATCTGTCAAGATTGCCTTTGCTCTGTAAGGTAATACGTTTCCCAGCATGTGAATTGTGGCTATACAATAGAGAAGCGGTCCGTCGGGGGCGGACCGCTTCTCGCCGAATCGGGCATTCGGCTTCGTGTGGGAGAGTGGAGTTTAGGACGCGATTTATCGGATCGGGCGGGTCGACGGTTTGCTCGAGGCCCATGGCCATCCGCCGACCCTATCCCAAGCGTTCACTTCTTGGCCACCTGAGAACGCTCTTCAATCATTTCCAAAAGGCTTTGCGCCCTGCAACTGAATTTATCTACCGGCACCGACAGGTGCTTATCGAGATAAAATTCATGCGCTTTAGAAACCGCTTCGAGTGCTAACTGGCGTGCATATTCCATTTCATTGTTCATGAACTTCTTGTACGCCAACTGGTAAAGGGAATTGTGCTGTTCAAGCGGATTCATCATAATCTCAGTTTCCATCATATCCTTCGCTCTAACTGTCGAAAGCGGGAGAAGGCGGTTCAAAAAAAGAGCAGAATGAATTCAGCGACATTTTTCTCTTTCATGGGCCTTTATGGTACTATAACTTGGCGCCCTTGGAATTGATATGTTAAGACCCAAGCTCTTTACCACATTAGGAAACTACAACCGCCAGCAGTTCACCGCTGACTTGACCGCCGGGGTCATAGTCGGCGTAGTTGCATTGCCGCTTGCGATTGCTTTTGCGATTGCCTCCGGCGTTTCTCCGGAAAAAGGTCTTTTCACAGCAGTCATCGCGGGGTTCTTGATTTCGGCGCTCGGCGGCAGCCGGGTCCAGATTGGCGGTCCCACCGGTGCGTTTGTAGTAATCGTCTATGGCATCGTCGCTCAGTATGGCCTTGACGGGTTGATGATTGCGACAATCATGGCTGGGATCATTCTGATTATCATGGGGCTGGCGAACTTTGGATCGGCGATAAAATTCATTCCACATCCGGTGGTGGTGGGGTTCACCTCGGGAATTGCCGTCATTATCTTCTCTTCTCAGGTAAAAGACTTCTTCGGCCTTCAAATGGGAGATGTCCCTACCGATTTCATTGAGAAATGGATTTCCTACCCCCTTCATCTTGACACGATCAACCCATCCACTCTTGCGATTAGCTTGGGAACAGTGTTGTTAATCATGATCTGGCCAAAGATCACTCATCGCGTTCCCGGAACCTTGGTTGCCCTAATCGGCGCGACTGCAGTGGTTCAGCTCTTCAATCTTCCGGTCGAGACAATTGGCAGCCGTTTCGGTGAAATTCCGTCGATGATGCCGACTCCGACATTTCCCAAGATCGACTTTGAAACCGTGAAGAATCTCATTGGTCCGGCGACGACAATCGCGATTCTGGCAGGTATCGAGTCATTGCTGTCGGCTGTTGTTGCTGATGGTATGATTGGAGGTAAGCACCGCTCCAACATGGAATTGGTAGCGCAAGGTGTTGCCAATATCGCCTCGCCGCTTTTCGGCGGCATTCCCGCCACCGGAGCGATTGCCCGTACCGCAACTAACATCAAAAACGGCGGCCGTACACCAATCGCCGGAATGACTCATGCAGTTGTGCTCTTGCTGATTATGCTTTTCTTTGGCCGATGGGTGTCGCTCATTCCTTTGGGAGCATTGGCCGCGATTTTGGTCATAGTAGCATACAACATGAGCGAATGGCGATCATTCCTCGGTCTGCTGCGCGGTCCCAAAAGCGATGTCGTGGTACTGCTAACAACCTTTGGACTGACAGTGATGATTGATCTGACCGTCGCTATCGAAGTCGGCATGGTGCTCGCGGCGTTTCTGTTCATGAAGCGCATGTCCGAAGTGACCAACATCGGAGTTATCACCAGAGAATTCAAAGATGACGTCGAGGAATCCGACGACCCGCTCGCTATCAACAAACAGCAGGTACCGGCTGGTGTGGAAGTATACGAAATCAATGGTCCGCTGTTTTTCGGCGCAGCTTACAAATTCGAGGAGTCGATCAAGATCATCGAAAAACCGCCCAAGGTGCTGATACTGCGTATGCGCAACGTGCCGGTCATAGACTCATCCGGAATTCACGCATTAGAACAGGTGCTTAAGAATTGCCGCAAACACAAGATTTCGCTGATTCTCTCCGGC
This genomic interval from bacterium contains the following:
- the sulP gene encoding sulfate permease, producing MLRPKLFTTLGNYNRQQFTADLTAGVIVGVVALPLAIAFAIASGVSPEKGLFTAVIAGFLISALGGSRVQIGGPTGAFVVIVYGIVAQYGLDGLMIATIMAGIILIIMGLANFGSAIKFIPHPVVVGFTSGIAVIIFSSQVKDFFGLQMGDVPTDFIEKWISYPLHLDTINPSTLAISLGTVLLIMIWPKITHRVPGTLVALIGATAVVQLFNLPVETIGSRFGEIPSMMPTPTFPKIDFETVKNLIGPATTIAILAGIESLLSAVVADGMIGGKHRSNMELVAQGVANIASPLFGGIPATGAIARTATNIKNGGRTPIAGMTHAVVLLLIMLFFGRWVSLIPLGALAAILVIVAYNMSEWRSFLGLLRGPKSDVVVLLTTFGLTVMIDLTVAIEVGMVLAAFLFMKRMSEVTNIGVITREFKDDVEESDDPLAINKQQVPAGVEVYEINGPLFFGAAYKFEESIKIIEKPPKVLILRMRNVPVIDSSGIHALEQVLKNCRKHKISLILSGVHAQPLFALTSSELIKAIGDDNVHANLHDSLNHARTILGIPTVERTGPFIPTVAREAKRKPDQKD
- a CDS encoding Rrf2 family transcriptional regulator is translated as MAISTRGRYGVRALLAIVKANGPLSTAHISKLEDISLPYLEQIFNKLKRAGIVRAKRGAQGGYLLSRPAETISVGEIIAILDGPVKFSQCHHPDHEEECEKKDICASRRFWSDLENDVNSKLHKTSLQDLKNIETGLIEQVQAHDSEANLLRS
- the mnmA gene encoding tRNA 2-thiouridine(34) synthase MnmA yields the protein MTDNSKTLVAVAMSGGIDSSVAAVMLKLQGYNVIGLTMKLWDFAEVGGEDKQVSRRCCSLEMFDDARSVCFKYGIPHYVLNMHKDFHDTVINDFVSEYVQGRTPNPCVVCNYKIKWELLENKVKQLGCDYLATGHYARIEHDETNGRYQILKGIDPTRDQSYFLWGLKQESLARTMFPLGDLHKTQVRDLGREYGLINAEREESREICFVPDNNYSRLVEKKHPELAKPGNIRDTQGKVVGTHEGYFHYTIGQRKRIQINTTEKKFVTAIDAANNEIVIGDEDDLLVETFEVKEVNWVAKNPTGNGESFECLVRIRYLHKPVPGTVTLLTNGNVEVKLHDKQRAVTPGQSCVFYDDDIVLGGGKIA
- a CDS encoding cysteine desulfurase; this translates as MKRIYFDHNSTTPLDPRVLDAMMPYLRDNYGNASSVHSVGQSARAGLEQSREKLASLLGCRPEELYFTSGATESNNIAIKGVAEALAHKGRHIITTKTEHQAVLEPCKYLEKHDYEVTYLDVDSQGYVDADQLSSSIRNDTTLVSIIMANNETGTLQDIAKLANIANERNVYFHTDAVQAIGKMPVDLNALGVRLASGTAHKFYGPKGVGFLYAKVGTRFLPHTHGGAHERGKRGGTENVAGAVGMATALEYSLKDLDSISSRISILAEKLTRGVLSTIPDSRLHGDPKRGNQGTMFFTFPGADGEAIILSLDMAGIAVSSGSACTSGATEPSHVLVAMGVPPQEASSAIRFSLGKDNTEEEIDFLLETLPPIVERLRKMSPQYVAK